The following coding sequences are from one Lathamus discolor isolate bLatDis1 chromosome 10, bLatDis1.hap1, whole genome shotgun sequence window:
- the LOC136019919 gene encoding leukotriene C4 synthase-like isoform X1, with amino-acid sequence MLDQIHLLAAVTVLGVLEQAYFFLQVIYARRAFGISPPKISGPPEFERIFRAQVNSSEYFPIFLALLWQAGLFFHQGLAAALGLVYLYARYRYFMGYKASSSERLAPIYFGTGVLWILVAASALGILHFFLSLYMGLNILHLLKA; translated from the exons ATGTTGGATCAGATTCATCTGCTGGCTGCTGTGACAGTCCTGGGAGTCCTGGAGCAAG cctACTTCTTCCTCCAGGTGATCTATGCTAGGAGGGCATTTGGCATTTCTCCTCCAAAGATCTCAGGCCCACCTGAATTTGAGAGGATCTTTCGAGCACA GGTGAACTCCTCTGagtattttcccattttcctggcACTTCTGTGGCAGGCTGGACTCTTCTTCCATCAAG GTCTGGCTGCAGCCTTGGGTCTGGTCTATCTCTATGCCCGCTACCGCTACTTCATGGGATACAAGGCATCATCCTCAGAAAG GCTTGCCCCGATATACTTTGGCACTGGAGTTCTTTGGATTCTTGTTGCAGCATCAGCCCTGGGCATCctgcatttcttcctctctctctacATGGGGCTGAACATCCTCCACCTTCTCAAAGCGTGA